From Streptomyces sp. NBC_00775, one genomic window encodes:
- a CDS encoding ABC transporter ATP-binding protein, which translates to MTTTTRTTGTTGATTSVVGFASVTKSYGSVRAVDGLTLDLHPGETVALLGPNGAGKSTTLDLLLGLKHADSGTVSVFGTSPREAIVRGRVGAMLQSGGLMDEVTVAELVKLACDLHPKPYRATDVLARAGITQIADRKVNKLSGGQEQRVRFALATAGDSDLIVLDEPTTGMDVSARQAFWATMREQADQGRTVLFATHYLEEADAIADRVLVLHRGRLLADGTAAEIKAKAGARRIAFDLEGPIDEAALRALPFLTSVTVSNSGSAAGSGQTVRIQSSDADATVHAVYGLGVYPRNLEVAGLGLEQAFVAITEAEEAKQS; encoded by the coding sequence ATGACAACGACTACACGGACCACGGGGACCACGGGGGCCACCACCTCGGTGGTCGGGTTCGCCTCGGTGACCAAGAGCTACGGGAGCGTCCGGGCCGTGGACGGGCTGACGCTCGACCTGCACCCGGGCGAGACGGTCGCCCTGCTGGGTCCCAACGGCGCGGGCAAGTCGACCACGCTGGACCTGCTCCTCGGCCTCAAGCACGCCGACAGCGGCACGGTCAGCGTCTTCGGAACCAGCCCGCGCGAGGCGATCGTCCGCGGCCGGGTGGGCGCCATGCTGCAGAGCGGCGGCCTGATGGACGAGGTCACGGTCGCCGAGCTGGTGAAGCTCGCCTGCGACCTGCACCCCAAGCCGTACCGCGCCACCGACGTGCTGGCCCGCGCCGGCATCACCCAGATCGCCGACCGCAAGGTCAACAAGCTCTCCGGCGGCCAGGAACAGCGCGTCCGCTTCGCCCTCGCCACGGCCGGCGACAGCGATCTGATCGTCCTCGACGAGCCCACCACGGGCATGGACGTCTCCGCCCGCCAGGCCTTCTGGGCCACCATGCGCGAGCAGGCCGACCAGGGCCGCACGGTCCTGTTCGCCACGCACTACCTGGAGGAGGCCGACGCGATCGCGGACCGCGTGCTGGTCCTGCACCGGGGACGCCTGCTGGCCGACGGCACCGCCGCCGAGATCAAGGCGAAGGCCGGCGCCCGCCGCATCGCCTTCGACCTGGAGGGCCCGATCGACGAGGCCGCGCTGCGCGCACTGCCCTTCCTGACGTCCGTCACGGTGTCCAACAGCGGCTCCGCCGCGGGGTCCGGCCAGACGGTCCGCATCCAGTCCTCCGACGCCGACGCGACCGTCCACGCGGTGTACGGGCTCGGTGTCTACCCGCGCAATCTCGAAGTGGCCGGACTCGGCCTGGAGCAGGCCTTCGTCGCCATCACGGAGGCCGAGGAGGCCAAGCAGTCATGA
- a CDS encoding DUF6113 family protein: protein MSTNGGGSMLAQPLTRPSGGRIAAYLGLFVLGVVVGTAGALVQSGWFPGGLLLALAGAAGLFLGGARATGTRAGAVAPAAGWMVAVVLLTASRPEGDFLFGAGVVSYLFLLGGMAVAVMCATLGQGRQPDRSDVRLGK from the coding sequence ATGAGCACGAACGGCGGCGGGAGCATGCTCGCCCAGCCCCTGACCCGGCCCTCGGGCGGGCGGATCGCCGCCTACCTGGGGCTCTTCGTACTCGGCGTGGTGGTCGGGACCGCCGGGGCGCTGGTGCAATCCGGCTGGTTCCCGGGCGGGTTGCTGCTCGCGCTCGCGGGTGCGGCCGGGCTCTTCCTGGGCGGTGCGCGGGCGACCGGCACGCGGGCCGGGGCCGTCGCGCCCGCGGCCGGCTGGATGGTCGCCGTCGTGCTGCTCACCGCCAGCCGCCCGGAGGGAGACTTCCTCTTCGGCGCGGGAGTCGTCTCCTACCTCTTCCTGCTCGGCGGGATGGCAGTCGCTGTGATGTGCGCCACCCTTGGGCAGGGGCGGCAACCGGACCGTTCCGACGTCCGACTTGGCAAGTGA
- the mshB gene encoding N-acetyl-1-D-myo-inositol-2-amino-2-deoxy-alpha-D-glucopyranoside deacetylase, translating into MTELPDRRLLLVHAHPDDESINNGATMAKYAAEGAHVTLVTCTLGEEGEVIPPELAHLEPHREGGLGPYRTGELSAAMKELGVTDHRFLGGPGRYRDSGMMGLEQNHRAGAFWAADVDAAAADLVAVIREVRPQVLVTYDPDGGYGHPDHIQAHRVAMRAAELAADAGQPIAKIYWNRVPRTVAEEAFARLREALPDLPFGEAAAIDDVPGVVDESVITTEIDGTAYAAAKTAAMRAHATQIEVAEPYFALSNELAQPIFTTEYYELVRGDRGESGERGGAAPETDLFEGMSL; encoded by the coding sequence ATGACGGAACTGCCCGACCGGCGTCTGCTCCTGGTGCACGCGCACCCGGACGACGAGTCGATCAACAACGGCGCGACCATGGCCAAGTACGCGGCCGAGGGCGCCCATGTGACGCTGGTGACCTGCACCCTCGGCGAGGAGGGCGAGGTCATCCCGCCCGAGCTCGCGCATCTGGAGCCCCACCGCGAGGGCGGGCTCGGCCCGTACCGGACCGGTGAGCTGAGCGCCGCCATGAAGGAGCTGGGCGTCACCGACCACCGGTTCCTCGGCGGCCCCGGGCGCTACCGCGACTCCGGGATGATGGGCCTGGAGCAGAACCACCGCGCGGGCGCCTTCTGGGCCGCCGACGTCGACGCGGCCGCCGCGGACCTCGTGGCGGTGATCCGCGAGGTGCGCCCCCAGGTCCTCGTCACCTACGACCCGGACGGCGGCTACGGCCACCCCGACCACATCCAGGCCCACCGCGTCGCCATGCGCGCCGCCGAGCTGGCCGCCGACGCGGGGCAGCCGATCGCCAAGATCTACTGGAACCGGGTGCCGCGCACGGTCGCCGAGGAAGCGTTCGCGCGCCTGCGTGAGGCCCTTCCCGACCTGCCCTTCGGCGAAGCCGCCGCCATCGACGACGTACCCGGCGTGGTCGACGAGTCGGTCATCACCACCGAGATCGACGGCACCGCGTACGCCGCCGCCAAGACCGCCGCGATGCGCGCGCACGCCACGCAGATCGAGGTGGCCGAGCCGTACTTCGCGCTCTCCAACGAGCTCGCGCAGCCGATCTTCACCACCGAGTACTACGAGTTGGTACGCGGGGACCGAGGCGAGAGCGGCGAGCGCGGCGGGGCGGCGCCCGAGACGGACCTGTTCGAAGGGATGTCCCTGTGA